A section of the Macadamia integrifolia cultivar HAES 741 chromosome 9, SCU_Mint_v3, whole genome shotgun sequence genome encodes:
- the LOC122088419 gene encoding uncharacterized protein LOC122088419 isoform X1, producing the protein MVLSLDLQAFLLRARALNVYRQALRIARRAPIHSRDDLRQAIRQEMENNRHCGDKLRIRFLISEGLERLKGLDEMLDMQGH; encoded by the exons ATGGTTCTCTCCTTAGACTTGCAGGCTTTCCTTCTCCGGGCACGGGCGCTGAACGTCTACAGACAAGCACTGAGAATTGCTCGACGGGCTCCTATTCATTCCAGAG ATGATTTGAGGCAGGCCATTCGACAAGAAATGGAGAATAACAGGCACTGTGGCGACAAGCTAAGGATACGTTTTTTGATTAGTGAAGGCTTGGAGAGGTTGAAAGGTCTGGATGAAATGCTTGATATGCAGGGCCATTAG
- the LOC122088419 gene encoding uncharacterized protein LOC122088419 isoform X2, which produces MEAFLLRARALNVYRQALRIARRAPIHSRDDLRQAIRQEMENNRHCGDKLRIRFLISEGLERLKGLDEMLDMQGH; this is translated from the exons ATGGAG GCTTTCCTTCTCCGGGCACGGGCGCTGAACGTCTACAGACAAGCACTGAGAATTGCTCGACGGGCTCCTATTCATTCCAGAG ATGATTTGAGGCAGGCCATTCGACAAGAAATGGAGAATAACAGGCACTGTGGCGACAAGCTAAGGATACGTTTTTTGATTAGTGAAGGCTTGGAGAGGTTGAAAGGTCTGGATGAAATGCTTGATATGCAGGGCCATTAG